From the Ciona intestinalis unplaced genomic scaffold, KH HT000027.2, whole genome shotgun sequence genome, one window contains:
- the LOC100178956 gene encoding uncharacterized protein LOC100178956, with protein MSDLTFVYSWLSSQLELHGIDSIIYSRHVINLLINSHYTNDIHLAHKEETIFASLPGSKKRKPKAKYNKRSNSFTFPDEVLMKKQMAVNCLRSAVDDSTTPPLEGDIESLIENLYNKLKAVHLFSDGKLSSSSDEGQNVATSVKQKKRREFKENYHDVFPSLKPGETETQTNNLPECWKKHDVSTPETNPDPKNPPRTRNLQKPRRPRKKKPHPPEYLPPDKTTHPVRSNPRWIKDDGNPRWIKDGGRRRGRKGSSSVPANLHLGKENISGNTKNQNKRKITMSQRNQRKLRKQVDPGFEASIDDVTHRFMYPGYLASKQNLLEEDICHLYTNHELPTVSERPQSKWFRDPESGFLEFEPAHKSPHSPESVVDGSESWLWCPSPSLWEGDDGCPLGGSVSRLETIYKPRLTSSEKVTGQLWEGYRAIFADVAKDSEVDDSSSFFDLATPSVESSEEPVFSIEINENKTDLNGNYLPPQCNAGNNCYSGDCDACSIFDESTLSITERGCFGIGLGKPPPDDETLQSRRRIWLQNTKCDVDCLESILDVGYLSPHNEYGVAREFDLNFNPWVGGLGESLSINQFFCELSTSLFDVEGWMCGWGGNDDDTYVASLVHRVLEVVVDSLHEDDDKLPGVADKPTLDDCVTRNEAWKTSLRIGNIWQNISGIRPIDIVYSEKQSSSETMLQPSSLTHFRPINNEGEETSTRVVDSFTPADELSDNFLEFSATSPQKPSQQKQQQTSGTNQGDTKSFRPKFRKLGEDKCLQTTFEEQMRSSGNGRPPKANSR; from the exons ATGTCGGACTTGACTTTTGTATATTCTTGGCTTTCCTCCCAACTTGAACTACACGGAATAGATTCCATTATTTATTCTCGTCATGTGATTAATCTACTGATCAACTCCCATTACACAAACGACATTCATCTCGCTCATAAAGAAGAAACAATATTCGCTAGTTTGCCCGGCTCAAAGAAAAG AAAACCGAAAGCAAAATACAACAAACGTTCGAATTCTTTCACTTTCCCTGACGAAGTTCTCATGAAGAAACAAATGGCTGTCAACTGTTTGCGCTCGGCTGTTGACGATTCAACCACTCCTCCATTAGAGGGCGACATTGAGTCACTCATAGAAAACTTATACAATAAACTTAAAGCCGTTCATCTGTTTTCAg acgGCAAACTCAGTTCAAGTTCGGATGAAGGACAGAATGTCGCAACAAGTGTTAAACAAAAGAAACGTCGAGAATTCAAGGAAAATTATCACGATGTATTTCCATCTTTAAAACCCGGGGAAACTGAAACACAAACCAACAATTTACCCGAATGTTGGAAGAAACATGATGT GTCGACGCCTGAAACAAACCCTGACCCCAAGAATCCCCCTCGAACTCGGAACCTTCAAAAACCTCGTCGACCTCGGAAAAAGAAACCTCACCCCCCTGAATATTTACCCCCGGATAAAACCACGCACCCTGTGAGGAGCAACCCACGATGGATCAAAGATGACGGCAACCCACGATGGATCAAAGATGGCGGCAGGAGAAGGGGAAGGAAAGGGAGCAGCAGTGTTCCCGCAAACCTGCATCTGGGAAAGGAAAATATATCTGGCAACactaaaaatcaaaataaacgcAAGATCACAATGAGTCAGCGTAATCAGCGAAAACTCCGTAAACAAGTCGATCCTGGCTTTGAAGCTTcgattgatgatgtcacacatAGGTTTATGTATCCAGGATATCTTGCTTCGAAGCAGAATTTATTAGAAGAAGATATTTGCCATCTATATACCAACCATGAGTTGCCCACAGTGAGCGAACGACCACAAAGTAAATGGTTCCGCGACCCCGAGTCCGGGTTTCTCGAGTTTGAACCGGCGCACAAGTCGCCGCATTCGCCTGAATCTGTGGTTGATGGATCGGAAAGTTGGTTGTGGTGTCCGTCACCCTCGTTGTGGGAGGGTGACGATGGTTGTCCACTAGGGGGATCAGTGAGCAGGTTGGAAACAATCTACAAACCGCGGTTGACATCGAGCGAGAAAGTGACGGGCCAACTATGGGAGGGGTATCGCGCAATTTTTGCTGACGTCGCTAAGGATTCTGAGGTTGATGACTCATCCAGTTTCTTCGATTTAGCGACACCTAGTGTCGAGAGTTCCGAGGAACCTGTGTTTTCCATAGAAATCAACGAAAACAAGACAGATTTAAACGGGAACTACCTTCCCCCACAATGCAATGCGGGGAATAATTGCTACAGTGGTGATTGTGACGCGTGCAGTATTTTCGATGAGTCGACACTTTCTATCACGGAGCGAGGATGCTTTGGTATCGGATTAGGGAAACCACCTCCTGACGACGAAACCCTCCAATCACGACGGAGGATTTGGCTTCAAAACACGAAGTGCGACGTGGATTGTTTGGAAAGTATCTTAGATGTTGGGTATTTATCCCCACATAACGAGTACGGGGTAGCGAGGGAGTTTGACCTCAACTTCAACCCCTGGGTTGGTGGGTTGGGGGAGTCGCTTTCCATCAACCAATTCTTCTGCGAGTTATCGACGTCGTTGTTCGATGTGGAGGGCTGGATGTGCGGGTGGGGGGGAAACGACGATGATACTTACGTTGCTTCCCTCGTACATCGTGTGTTGGAGGTGGTGGTGGATAGTTTACACGAGGATGATGATAAATTACCGGGGGTTGCCGATAAACCCACTCTGGATGATTGTGTGACAAG GAACGAAGCGTGGAAAACCTCACTACGTATCGGAAACATTTGGCAGAACATCTCGGGTATTCGGCCGATTGATATTGTGTATAGCGAGAAACAAAGTTCGAGCGAAACGATGTTACAACCGTCGTCACTCACACACTTCAG GCCAATAAACAATGAAGGGGAGGAAACAAGTACGAGGGTCGTGGATTCATTCACACCag CCGACGAACTTTCCGACAATTTCCTTGAATTCTCGGCGACCTCCCCCCAAAAACCTtcgcaacaaaaacaacaacaaacttCAG GCACAAACCAAGGGGACACCAAATCTTTCCGACCAAAATTCCGTAAACTTGGTGAAGACAAATGTTTACAAACTACTTTCGAGGAACAAATGCGGTCAAGTGGAAACGGTCGACCCCCAAAAGCTAACTCTCgataa
- the LOC100186855 gene encoding calmodulin-like: MAVSEEITVMFQLFDKKGEGSVNHEQMTSFLTSLGYHMTKKEIDDVISRYDVNKSNALEIEEFAEMTKDLMTSVDDITIKLAYDAFDPDGHGYVTKRQVERILQNLSIRISKSDLEEMMGDVGDYITYQQFVDVITK, encoded by the exons ATGGCAGTCAGTGAAGAAATAACGGTAATGTTTCAATTGTTTGATAAGAAAGGCGAGGGAAGCGTCAACCATGAACAGATGACGTCATTCTTGACGTCACTGGGTTATCACATGACGAAGAAGGagattgatgacgtcatatctcGGTATGACGTCAACAAGTCAAATGCTTTGGAAATCGAAGAATTCGCGGAAATGACGAAAGATCTGATGACGTCGGTTGATGACATCACGATTAAATTAGCATATGAC GCATTCGATCCTGACGGACatggttacgtcacaaagcgCCAAGTCGAGCgaattttacaaaacctttCGATTCGAATTTCAAAATCCGACCTTGAAGAAATGATGGGTGACGTAGGTGATTACATCACATATCAACAGTTTGTTGACGTCATCACAAAATAA
- the LOC100181309 gene encoding solute carrier organic anion transporter family member 5A1 — MSNNRDVTVRPEITLQLPTSSAFAKTPAKIDTGCGVWIVRPRWLARFATPKWFLAAISFFILIQSMLVSGITSSVITTIEKRYGLKSAESGLIVSSFDIGSLIVVVFISYFGGKSHRARIVGIGAIVVSIGAAMFAFPQFISSPYQPPNHLPQTSYKLMCRPNATNTSDVLCQAQEANAVYLSLFVVSNMIMGIGSTPIYTLGTTFIYDNVARDDASFYIAIVYAMGAVGPAVGYLLGGFFLTFYIDLGNLISSDDPRFLGAWWLGYLISAGLILVSSFFLILFPRKLKFNPPLETPMDSSLGEVPSTPVTETTVEENFESLDSSVIGFGDNLKDLPKAFLSLLTNPIYLCVTISATLEFSTVTAFLTFVPKYLQSHFNSDTVKSSIMTGAILVPSAGTGILLGGYVIKRFRLNMTGCAQTALLSNLLSLLLFISVFFISCETPFIIGVNKFVEDPMSNVLMKGLPSACNSDCSCETSTFSPICISGLTYYNPCYAGCGVKVDGNATQMFSNCSCHTPVAGSNDDIGVAGSCDRDCSASLIPFLFCLFLVTMATVCAHTPSLMVTYRCVRNDERPFAAGLQFVFLRTLAYIPAPIYFGSAIDQACLLWKGSTDECVGSDGSCLLYDADKFRSIFFGVAFALKIVAFCFVFMSWVLCRRKHSEHTHTTRWRRHRRRKMREKREGKMEQEGKMGRANNPNTISGITDSSIPEIYVSNPQPLPVLPDTNNQVVSSGSETSVCSTGSKSSNKPLIKNELELKTISTNQKPAMNSRSEDPL, encoded by the exons ATGAGTAACaaccgtgacgtcacagtgcgaCCGGAAATTACGTTGCAACTACCTACGTCATCAGCTTTCGCAAAAA CACCAGCGAAGATAGACACAGGATGTGGTGTATGGATCGTCCGACCTCGTTGGTTGGCGAGGTTTGCGACACCGAAGTGGTTCCTTGCAGCGATATCGTTTTTCATCCTGATCCAGAGTATGTTGGTGTCGGGAATCACAAGTTCCGTGATCACAACTATTGAAAAAAG GTACGGGCTGAAAAGTGCTGAGTCAGGTCTCATAGTGTCCAGTTTCGACATCGGAAGTTTAATTGTCGTCGTTTTTATTTCGTATTTCGGCGGCAAAAGCCACCGTGCGAGAATCGTGGGAATCGGGGCCATTGTTGTGTCAATAG GTGCCGCCATGTTCGCCTTCCCTCAATTTATTTCCTCCCCGTACCAACCCCCTAACCACTTGCCACAAACATCTTATAAACTGATGTGTCGACCGAACGCAACGAACACGTCCGATGTTTTGTGCCAAGCGCAG gAAGCAAACGCAGTTTACCTTTCATTATTCGTGGTTTCAAACATGATCATGGGAATTGGGAGCACACCGATATACACGCTCGGTACGACTTTTATTTACGATAATGTTGCAAGGGACGACGCTTCGTTTTATATCG CGATTGTATACGCCATGGGAGCTGTAGGACCAGCGGTCGGGTACCTCCTCGGTGGGTTCTTTCTCACTTTTTACATCGACCTTGGAAACCTCATTTCATCTGATGACCCTCGGTTCCTGGGAGCTTG GTGGTTGGGTTATCTCATCAGTGCTGGTTTGATCCTCGTGTCGTCTTTCTTCCTCATCTTGTTTCCAAGAAAGTTAAAGTTTAATCCTCCCCT CGAAACGCCGATGGATAGCAGTTTAGGGGAAGTCCCGTCCACCCCCGTTACCGAGACGACCGTCGAGGAAAACTTTGAAAGTTTGGATTCTTCTGTTATTGGGTTTGGGGATAATTTAAAAG ATTTACCGAAAGCGTTTCTGTCCCTCCTCACCAACCCCATATACCTTTGCGTCACAATCTCTGCAACTCTGGAATTTTCCACCGTCACCGCTTTTCTTACGTTTGtgccaaaatatttacaaagtcaCTTCAACAGTGATACTGTCAAGTCAAGCATTATGACTG GAGCGATCCTCGTTCCCAGTGCAGGGACCGGCATCTTACTCGGGGGTTACGTCATAAAGAGGTTTCGTCTAAATATGACGGGATGCGCGCAAACCGCGTTGCTAAGCAACCTGTTGTCCCTTCTTCTCTTCATCTCAGTTTTTTTCATCAGCTGCGAAACCCCGTTCATAATCGGGGTTAACAAGTTCGTTGAGGACCCCATGTCTAATGT TTTAATGAAAGGTTTGCCATCTGCTTGTAACTCCGATTGTTCGTGCGAAACATCGACGTTTAGCCCGATATGTATAAGTGGACTTACATATTATAATCCATGTTATGCTGGATGTGGTGTTAAAGTGGATGGCAACGCAACgcag ATGTTCAGTAATTGTTCGTGCCACACCCCGGTTGCCGGTAGCAACGATGACATCGGGGTGGCTGGGTCATGTGACCGTGATTGTTCCGCTTCGTTGATTCCGTTCTTGTTCTGTTTGTTCCTCGTAACCATG GCCACGGTATGCGCGCACACACCTTCACTCATGGTAACTTATCGTTGCGTCAGAAACGATGAACGCCCGTTTGCTGCCGGGTTGCAATTCGTGTTTCTACGAACTTTGG CTTACATCCCGGCcccaatatactttggttcaGCCATCGACCAAGCTTGTCTTTTATGGAAAGGATCCACGGATGAATGTGTGGGCTCCGATGGATCATGTTTG TTATACGACGCCGACAAGTTCCGCTCCATTTTCTTCGGGGTGGCGTTCGCTCTAAAGATTGTTGCATTTTGTTTCGTGTTTATGTCATGGGTGTTGTGTCGTCGTAAACATTCCGAGCACACGCACACCACCCGGTGGAGACGACACAGAAGAAGAAAGATGCGGGAGAAGAGggaggggaagatggaacaagaggggaagatgggacgggCCAATAATCCAAATACAATATCAGGGATTACAG ATTCCAGCATCCCTGAGATATATGTTTCGAACCCCCAACCCTtgccagtgttgccagatacAAATAATCAAGTGGTTTCCAGTGGAAGTGAAACATCGGTGTGCAGCACTGGAAGCAAATCAAGCAACAAACCTTTGATAAAAAACGAACTCGAACTGAAAACTATTTCCACCAATCAGAAACCAGCCATGAATTCTAGAAGCGAAGATCCCTTGTAA